One region of Strongyloides ratti genome assembly S_ratti_ED321, chromosome : X genomic DNA includes:
- a CDS encoding G protein-coupled receptor, rhodopsin-like family and GPCR, rhodopsin-like, 7TM domain and 7TM GPCR, serpentine receptor class w (Srw) family-containing protein, which translates to MNLKLFITNPILILLYFFIIQLFYNVFVETLKENIDKNNKTININDSIYIQKNVKPLKNCNFSFSANYIDYLISSYIYPLLILFGLLGNCLNLLVLLSKGMRNQANLLLSAMAFSDLSVIVLHIPEWLSTYAPIRSNLIFRVFYFKTYVYRLWFKNAFSMASCWFVLGVSMERFIGIRSPMHTRQTFRAKKTIVGIIIMVIICLLLCYHWILLYEYESHNGPPECNNSYTYYQIVETKNNSKILSTFIKFAKHASIFYQVIIPVVTVNILNILLILIVKKRPILSRTSSSSNTTELRRISDFGTFLRQEKKVTTTVISILICFTLTQTPSIIPTIISFFGIRSKKLSVMTSILNLLVIFGKVLNFVLFCTASVHFRRRTITMLEGLLCRNYSKKFSNINNSYNYRIVETQSRNVNIAGRNISTSTSVTRAGIGHKTSLSNNKNKANFYF; encoded by the exons atgaatttaaaattattcataacAAATCCTATcttaatattgttatatttttttattattcaattattttataatgtttttgttgaaacattaaaagaaaatatagataaaaataataaaacaattaatattaatgatagtatatatattcaaaaaaatgtcaaaccattaaaaaat tgcaatttttcattttctgcTAATTATATTGACTATTTAATATCATCATATATTTATccacttttaattttatttggtTTACTTGgaaattgtttaaatttacttGTATTATTAAGTAAAGGAATGAGAAATCAAgcaaatttacttttatcagCTATGGCATTTTCTGATTTATCTGTAATTGTTCTTCATATACCTGAATGGTTATCAACATATGCACCAATAAGatcaaatttaatttttagagtattttattttaaaacatacgTATATCGTCTTTGGTTTAAAAATGCATTTTCAATGGCAAGTTGTTGGTTTGTTTTAGGCGTATCAATGGAAAGATTTATTGGAATACGAAGTCCTATGCATACAAGACAAACATTTAGAgcaaaaaaaacaattgttggtattattataatggtaataatttgtcttttattatgttatcattggatattattatatgaatATGAATCACATAATGGTCCACCAGAATGTAATAATAGTTATACATATTATCAAATTGttgaaacaaaaaataattcaaaaatattatcaacatttataaaatttgctAAACATGcttcaattttttatcaagTAATTATTCCTGTTGTTAcagttaatattttaaatattttattaattttaattgttaaaaaacgTCCAATTTTATCTAGAACATCAAGTTCTTCCAATACAACAGAATTAAGAAGAATAAGTGATTTTGGAACATTTTTAagacaagaaaaaaaagttacaaCAACTGttatatcaatattaatatgttttACATTAACTCag acACCATCAATAATTCCAacaataatatcattttttggtATAAGAAGCAAAAAATTATCTGTTATGACATCAATATTAAATCTTCTTGTTATTTTTggaaaagttttaaattttgttttattttgtaCGGCATCTGTTCATTTTCGTCGACGAACAATAACTATGTTAGAAGGATTATTATGTCGcaattattcaaaaaaatttagcaATATTAACAATTCATATAACTATAGAATTGTTGAAACACAATCACGTAATGTTAATATAGCTGGTCGTAATATATCAACTTCTACTTCCGTTACACGTGCTGGGATTGGTCATAAGACATCTctttctaataataaaaataaagcaaatttttatttttga
- a CDS encoding Small GTPase superfamily and Small GTPase superfamily, Rho type and Small GTPase superfamily, Rab type and Small GTP-binding protein domain and Small GTPase superfamily, Ras type and P-loop containing nucleoside triphosphate hydrolase domain-containing protein, which yields MKRIFIFCILFLSIVKYSLTSVVCYQCHANSTSSGVTCSINNVCVSSYCIGILKPDMKWLMDCGPKDNNPPTESCDKDPDTDVITCSCEKNFCNSIDKMLPALSIASGLKDDVNISVILPYRNLTCLECGNILTEDGRNHTIPCNAENTCHGVQCLTKRSVYPISFCLTSWDAPAYFRCRHDLGNDEICSCFQDYCNIPYNPLKNILTTTEVPSTLLITTTQRFSTTTEPGTIVCPNGKKYGPNEQAVIMGEKLKDIILGKADCHLRMAAIRKKLVIVGDGACGKTCLLIVFSKDQFPDVYVPTVFENYVADIEVDGKQVELALWDTAGQEDYDRLRPLSYPDTDVILMCFSIDSPDSLDNIPEKWTPEVRHFCPNVPIILVGNKKDLRNDPQTLRDLARNKQEPIKPEQGRAIAEQIGAFDYLECSAKTKEGIREVFEKATQAALQQKKKKKGKCDLL from the exons atgaaaagaatttttatattttgtattttatttttatcaattgttaaatattctttaacaAGTGTTGTATGTTATCAATGCCACGCAAATTCAACATCTTCTGGTGTAACATGTTCTATTAATAATGTTTGTGTTTCTTCATATTGTATTGGAATTTTAAAACCAGATATGAAATGGTTAATGGATTGTGGCCCAAAAGATAATAACCCACCGACAGAATCTTGTGATAAAGATCCTGATACAGATGTTATAACATGTTCatgtgaaaaaaatttttgtaattctATTGATAAAATGTTACCAGCTTTATCAATTGCTTCAGGTTTAAAAGATGATGTTAATATTTCTGTAATTTTACCTTATAGAAATTTAACATGTCTTGAGTGTGGAAATATATTAACAGAAGATGGTAGAAATCATACAATTCCATGTAATGCTGAAAATACATGTCATGGAGTTCAATGTTTAACAA aacGTAGTGTATATCcaatttctttttgtttaaCAAGTTGGGATGCTCCTGCGTATTTTCGATGTAGACATGACTTAGGCAATGATGAAATATGCTCTTGTTTCCAAGATTATTGTAATATCCCATATAATcctcttaaaaatattttaacaacaaCTGAAGTTCCATCAACATTATTAATCACAACAACACAAAGATTTTCAACAACAACTGAACCTGGTACAATTGTTTGTccaaatggaaaaaaatatgGTCCCAATGAACAAGCAGTTATAATGggagaaaaattaaaagatattatacTTGGAAA agCCGATTGCCATTTAAGAATGGCGGCAATCAGAAAAAAACTTGTTATTGTTGGAGATGGAGCTTGTGGAAAAACTTGTCTTCTTATTGTCTTTTCAAAAGATCAATTTCCAGATGTCTATGTTCCAACTGTCTTTGAAAATTATGTTGCTGATATTGAGGTTGACGGAAAACAG gTTGAACTTGCTTTATGGGATACAGCAGGACAAGAAGACTATGATCGTTTAAGACCATTAAGTTATCCAGATACTGATGTTATTCTTATGTGCTTCAGCATTGATTCACCTGATTCATTAGATAATATTCCTGAAAAATGGACACCAGAAGTAAGACATTTCTGTCCAAATGTTCCAATTATCTTAGTtggtaataaaaaagatttaagaAATGATCCCCAAACTCTTCGTGATTTAGCAAGGAATAAACAAGAACCAATTAAACCTGAACAAGGTAGAGCAATTGCAGAACAAATAGGTGCCTTTGATTACTTAGAATGTTCTGCTAAAACAAAAGAG ggTATTCGTGAAGTCTTTGAAAAGGCCACTCAAGCAGCATTgcaacaaaaaaagaaaaagaaaggAAAATGTGATCttttgtga
- a CDS encoding Ras-like GTP-binding protein Rho1, protein MSAIHKKLVIVGDGASGKTCLLIVFSEDRFPEMYIPTVFENYVADINVDGKQVELALWDTAGQEDYDRLRPLSYPDTDVILMCFSIDSPDSLSNIPEKWTPEVKHFCSNVPIILVGNKMDIRDDPVALEELKKLNQEPVKYEQGKAMADQIGAFAYLECSAKTKTNVREVFEMATRAALASKKKHGKKCLIC, encoded by the exons ATGTCGGCTATTCACAAAAAATTGGTTATTGTTGGTGATGGTGCTAGTGGAAAAACTTGCCTTTTAATTGTCTTTTCTGAAGATCGATTCCCAGAAATGTACATTCCAActgtttttgaaaattatgtCGCTGATATCAATGTTGATGGAAAACAG gTAGAATTGGCTCTTTGGGATACAGCTGGCCAGGAGGATTATGATCGTCTTCGTCCATTGTCATATCCTGATACAgatgttattttaatgtgTTTCAGTATTGATTCACCTGAttcattatcaaatataCCCGAAAAATGGACACCTGAAGTCAAACATTTCTGTTCAAATGTACCAATCATTTTAGTTGGTAATAAAATGGATATTCGTGATGATCCTGTAGCACttgaagaattaaaaaaacttaatcAAGAACCTGTTAAATATGAACAGGGTAAAGCTATGGCTGATCAAATAGGGGCATTTGCTTATCTAGAATGTTCTGCTAAAACTAAAACT aatgtTCGCGAAGTTTTTGAAATGGCTACTCGAGCAGCTCTTGCTTCTAAAAAGAAACATggtaaaaaatgtttaatttgttaa
- a CDS encoding Peptidase S28 family-containing protein, with amino-acid sequence MNIFFCFLLILILLIKIDWVNCKLPKKVPASLRFLNGRPYEGFRGHRLKIPEKIKKVLDSQYNENDMELYYKQKLDHFSDDSRQWNQRYFYNGNFYKNNGPQFLNLGGEGPISLFDVFYEDTPFVSWGSQLGAMLFSLEHRFYGKSRPFSSQTVPALTYLTSKQALADAADFIRAMNNKFNIKNPKWVIFGGSYSGALALWFRQQYPDLCVGSVGSSAPVQPVVDFYKYLDVCQNSLYNNGSYTCGEEIKKGIKKLVEYSYDDNKRPYLSLLFQLQPPLETTSLDYKTLQTLYSTIVGNFMNAVQYSRVNAGPFISGSSIPDLCNIMEDMSKDPLDKLAIVNKYVFENMNQQPYTGLDYSYTEEVNFLKDVNFYDNDLSASASRSWIWQTCNEFGYYQAGSAGNHSIWGTSIPNNINIDLCTDVFGSEYNINYIKNAVSNTFSFYGGATGYNVTNVVMPNGDVDPWHSLGVYNQTNQMTPYLIHNTAHCADMEPPSPNDAPGLTYVRKLIFQNIKNWIGVASTSINSNNNIEQNNNIINNEKISSDNLEISKVIELPIQFKNEFMKSYNKEDIMKKNIGMVHGIKNPKPTKDDVITSASDITIGYIEQKLDHFNSTDLRTIQQKYFVNRKFNQNKSIAFVMIGGEGKAGDKWVTLESLPMIELAKFIGADIYQLEHRYYGDSHAPNDDLSTDNYQYLTSKQALADLAVFIKTMNNQYNYVNPQWITFGGSYSGALSAWFRELYPDLTVGAMASSGPVLAKTDFFEYLQVVEKSISTYSQSCANNIAAGFNKMQNMIMTQTGRDSLNKLFTFTYPWNNGSTVEDYDVQSFFSNVYGSFQGAVQYSLDNTGEYSNGYGIKDVCQIMNNQTNEPLINIVNVVNYMNTLYSNSPTPQPMSNTYKETVDFYKSANYHNGGSDAKSWLWQTCNEFGYFQSSDLGYNIFESSCNVNIFINICIDVFGPQFTRETIDQNIIRTNNFYGGNTNYYGSNVVMAYGSVDPWHALGSYTYDKSRNLISYLIDGTAHCADLYPPRDSDVPDLKFKRELIRANLISFLKLQ; translated from the coding sequence atgaatatatttttttgttttcttttaattttaatacttttaataaaaattgattggGTTAATTGTAAATTACCTAAAAAAGTACCAGCATCACTTAGATTTCTTAATGGTAGACCATATGAAGGATTCAGAGGACATCGTTTAAAGATAccagaaaaaattaaaaaagttttagatagtcaatataatgaaaatgatatggaattatattataaacaaaaattagaCCATTTTTCAGATGATTCAAGACAATGGAATCAAAGATATTTCTACAAtggaaatttttataaaaataatggtcCACAATTTCTTAATTTAGGTGGTGAAGGACctatatcattatttgatGTTTTTTATGAAGATACACCGTTTGTTTCATGGGGATCACAACTTGGAGCAATGTTATTTTCATTAGAACATAGATTTTATGGTAAATCTAGACCATTTAGTTCACAAACTGTACCAGCATTGACATATCTTACCTCAAAACAAGCTCTTGCTGATGCTGCAGATTTTATTCGTGCaatgaataataaatttaatataaaaaatccAAAATGGGTTATTTTTGGTGGTTCATATTCAGGTGCTTTAGCTTTATGGTTCCGTCAACAATATCCTGATTTATGTGTTGGTTCTGTTGGTAGTTCTGCACCAGTTCAACCTGTTgttgatttttataaatatcttgATGTTTGCCAAAATTCACTTTATAATAATGGTAGTTATACATGTGgtgaagaaattaaaaaaggtataaaaaaattagttgaaTATTCAtatgatgataataaaagACCATATTTATCACTTCTTTTTCAATTACAACCACCACTTGAAACAACATCATTAGattataaaactttacaAACTTTATATTCTACTATTGTTGGTAATTTTATGAATGCTGTTCAATATAGTCGTGTTAATGCTGGTCCATTTATAAGTGGATCATCAATTCCTGATTTATGTAATATAATGGAAGATATGTCTAAAGATCCATTAGATAAATTAgcaattgttaataaatatgtttttgaaaatatgaATCAACAACCCTATACAGGATTAGATTATAGTTATACTGAAGAAGTTAATTTCTTAAAagatgttaatttttatgataatgatCTTTCTGCTTCAGCTTCAAGATCATGGATTTGGCAAACATGTAACGAATTTGGATATTATCAAGCTGGTTCTGCTGGTAATCATTCAATATGGGGTACATCAATaccaaataatataaatattgatcTTTGTACAGATGTTTTTGGATcagaatataatattaattatattaaaaatgctgtatcaaatactttttcattttatggTGGAGCTACAGGATACAATGTAACAAATGTTGTTATGCCAAATGGTGATGTTGATCCATGGCATTCATTAGGTGTATATAATCAAACTAATCAAATGACACCATATCTTATTCATAATACTGCTCATTGTGCTGATATGGAACCACCATCACCAAATGATGCACCAGGTTTAACATATgtaagaaaattaattttccaaaatattaaaaattggaTTGGTGTAGCATCAACTTCAataaattcaaataataatatagaacaaaataataacattataaataatgaaaaaatatcatcTGATAATTTAGAAATAAGTAAAGTTATTGAATTACCtattcaatttaaaaatgaatttatgaaaagttataataaagaagatataatgaaaaaaaatattggtaTGGTACATGGAATAAAAAATCCAAAACCTACTAAAGATGATGTTATAACATCTGCTTCAGATATTACTATTGGATATATTGAACAAAAATTGGATCATTTTAATTCAACAGATCTTCGTACAattcaacaaaaatattttgttaatagaaaatttaatcaaaataaaagtattgcATTTGTTATGATTGGTGGTGAAGGTAAAGCTGGTGATAAATGGGTAACACTTGAAAGTTTACCTATGATTGAGTTAGCAAAATTTATTGGTGCTGATATTTATCAATTGGAACATAGATATTATGGAGATTCACATGCACCAAATGATGATTTAAGTACAGATAACTATCAATATCTTACATCTAAACAAGCTCTTGCTGATCTTgctgtttttataaaaactatgAATAATCAATATAATTATGTTAATCCACAATGGATAACATTTGGTGGTTCATATTCTGGTGCACTTTCTGCATGGTTCCGTGAACTTTATCCAGATTTAACTGTTGGTGCAATGGCTTCATCTGGACCTGTTCTAGCAAAAACAGACTTTTTTGAATATCTTCAAGTTGTAGAAAAATCAATTTCAACATATTCACAAAGTTGTGCTAATAATATAGCAGCtggatttaataaaatgcaAAATATGATTATGACACAAACAGGAAGagattcattaaataaattatttacatttacaTATCCATGGAATAATGGTTCAACTGTAGAAGATTATGATGTACAGTCATTCTTTTCAAATGTTTATGGAAGTTTTCAAGGAGCTGTTCAATATAGTTTAGATAATACTGGTGAATATTCAAATGGATATGGAATTAAAGATGTTTGTCAAATAATGAATAATCAAACAAATGAaccattaataaatattgttaatgtTGTTAATTATATGAATACACTATATTCTAATTCTCCTACACCACAACCAATGAGTAATACATATAAAGAAACAgttgatttttataaaagtgcTAACTATCATAATGGTGGTTCTGATGCTAAATCATGGTTATGGCAAACATGTAATGAATTTGGTTATTTTCAATCAAGTGATTTAggatataatatttttgaatcatcatgtaatgttaatatatttattaatatttgtattgATGTATTTGGTCCACAATTTACCCGTGAAACAATtgatcaaaatattattcgtacaaataatttttatggtggaaatacaaattattatGGTTCTAATGTTGTAATGGCTTATGGTTCAGTAGATCCATGGCATGCACTTGGTTCATATACCTATGATAAAAGTCGtaatttaatatcatatCTTATTGATGGTACTGCTCATTGTGCTGATTTATATCCACCAAGAGATTCAGATGTTCctgatttaaaatttaaaagagaATTAATAAGAGctaatttaatatcattccttaaattacaataa